From the Primulina tabacum isolate GXHZ01 chromosome 3, ASM2559414v2, whole genome shotgun sequence genome, one window contains:
- the LOC142538867 gene encoding large ribosomal subunit protein eL39x produces the protein MPSHKTFMIKKKLAKKQRQNRPIPYWIRMRTDNTIRYNAKRRHWRRTKLGF, from the exons ATG CCGTCCCACAAAACGTTCATGATAAAGAAGAAATTGGCGAAGAAACAGAGGCAGAACAGGCCTATCCCGTACTGGATCCGTATGCGTACTGACAACACCATCCGCTACAACGCCAAGCGCCGCCATTGGCGCCGTACCAAGCTCGGATTCTGA
- the LOC142539585 gene encoding uncharacterized protein LOC142539585 isoform X1 produces MATVVPTSEEDPALSVVRFTAELSWGDAGPEVAEGQVSRLLAEAGECMVENRWLDLASLMLTSADVIFSKASEKDLECIYIVICNLVKKPDSLGRAHEMAELISTKLTQQPNNKPELRLKILFNLYNLLENPYSRFFVYMKALSLAVSGNTTEHVVPSFKKMDSFLREWNLGAKDQRVLFLTVSNILKETKSTARDSFKFLVKYLATFSGEDASTLNEAKQEAVRAIIEFVKAPDMFQSDLQDMPAVVQLEKDAKYSTVYQLLKIFVTQRLDAYLNFHATNPTLLTSYGLVHEDCVTKMRLLSLVDLSTDESGRVPYPLIKDTLKIEGNEVEPWVVKAITAKLMDCRIDQMNQVVIVRYVIYLLDVYDLNCYEKRLQVVLLYCSRYAERDFGHQQWKVLRSKLGAWRGHISNVITTIQANNITENGTQAVQGLAIR; encoded by the exons ATGGCGACGGTTGTCCCCACATCAGAAGAAGATCCTGCCCTCTCCGTCGTTCGTTTTACTGCCGAGTTGTCATGGGGTGATGCAGGTCCCGAG GTGGCGGAGGGTCAGGTCAGTAGATTATTGGCGGAAGCTGGAGAATGTATGGTTGAAAATCGGTGGTTGGATTTAGCTTCGTTGATGCTTACCTCTGCTGATGTGATCTTCTCGAAAGCTTCTGAAAAAG ATCTTGAATGCATATATATTGTCATATGCAACCTTGTTAAGAAGCCTGATAGTCTTGGTCGAGCGCATGAGATGGCTGAGCTCATATCAACCAAGCTTACTCAACAGCCAAACAATAAGCCTGAACTGCGCCTGAAGAT TCTATTCAACCTCTACAACCTATTGGAGAACCCGTATAGCAGATTCTTTGTGTATATGAAGGCACTTAGTTTGGCAGTTAGTGGTAATACTACAGAACATGTTGTTCCATCTTTCAAGAAGATGGATAGTTTTCTCAGGGAGTGGAATCTTGGGGCGAAGGACCAGAGAGTTCTCTTTCTCACCGTTTCTAATATATTGAAGGAGACTAAGAG TACTGCAAGAGACTCGTTTAAATTTCTTGTCAAGTATCTGGCTACTTTTTCTGGCGAAGATGCCTCAACTCTTAATGAGGCTAAGCAAGAAGCTGTTCGAGCTATTATTGAGTTTGTTAAGGCACCTGATATGTTTCAG AGTGATTTGCAAGATATGCCAGCTGTGGTTCAGCTGGAGAAAGATGCTAAATATTCCACGGTGTATCAACTTTTAAAAATCTTTGTGACTCAGAGGCTGGATGCATATTTGAATTTTCATGCGACAAATCCCACTTTACTTACAAGCTATG GTCTGGTGCATGAGGATTGTGTTACGAAGATGAGGTTGCTATCCTTGGTTGATCTTAGCACTGATGAATCTGGTCGTGTTCCTTATCCATTGATTAAGGACACACTGAAG ATTGAAGGCAATGAGGTCGAGCCATGGGTTGTGAAGGCAATAACAGCAAAATTGATGGACTGCAGGATTGATCAGATGAACCAAGTAGTCATCGTGAGGTACGTAATATACTTGTTAGatgtatatgatttaaattgctaTGAAAAGCGTCTACAAGTTGTATTATTGTATTGCAGCCGCTATGCTGAACGTGATTTTGGACATCAGCAATGGAAAGTGCTTAGATCAAAGCTTGGAGCATGGCGG ggACACATTTCTAATGTGATTACTACCATCCAAGCGAATAACATAACCGAAAATGGCACTCAAGCAGTGCAGGGCTTGGCGATTCGCTGA
- the LOC142539585 gene encoding uncharacterized protein LOC142539585 isoform X2, with protein sequence MATVVPTSEEDPALSVVRFTAELSWGDAGPEVAEGQVSRLLAEAGECMVENRWLDLASLMLTSADVIFSKASEKDLECIYIVICNLVKKPDSLGRAHEMAELISTKLTQQPNNKPELRLKILFNLYNLLENPYSRFFVYMKALSLAVSGNTTEHVVPSFKKMDSFLREWNLGAKDQRVLFLTVSNILKETKSTARDSFKFLVKYLATFSGEDASTLNEAKQEAVRAIIEFVKAPDMFQSDLQDMPAVVQLEKDAKYSTVYQLLKIFVTQRLDAYLNFHATNPTLLTSYGLVHEDCVTKMRLLSLVDLSTDESGRVPYPLIKDTLKIEGNEVEPWVVKAITAKLMDCRIDQMNQVVIVSRYAERDFGHQQWKVLRSKLGAWRGHISNVITTIQANNITENGTQAVQGLAIR encoded by the exons ATGGCGACGGTTGTCCCCACATCAGAAGAAGATCCTGCCCTCTCCGTCGTTCGTTTTACTGCCGAGTTGTCATGGGGTGATGCAGGTCCCGAG GTGGCGGAGGGTCAGGTCAGTAGATTATTGGCGGAAGCTGGAGAATGTATGGTTGAAAATCGGTGGTTGGATTTAGCTTCGTTGATGCTTACCTCTGCTGATGTGATCTTCTCGAAAGCTTCTGAAAAAG ATCTTGAATGCATATATATTGTCATATGCAACCTTGTTAAGAAGCCTGATAGTCTTGGTCGAGCGCATGAGATGGCTGAGCTCATATCAACCAAGCTTACTCAACAGCCAAACAATAAGCCTGAACTGCGCCTGAAGAT TCTATTCAACCTCTACAACCTATTGGAGAACCCGTATAGCAGATTCTTTGTGTATATGAAGGCACTTAGTTTGGCAGTTAGTGGTAATACTACAGAACATGTTGTTCCATCTTTCAAGAAGATGGATAGTTTTCTCAGGGAGTGGAATCTTGGGGCGAAGGACCAGAGAGTTCTCTTTCTCACCGTTTCTAATATATTGAAGGAGACTAAGAG TACTGCAAGAGACTCGTTTAAATTTCTTGTCAAGTATCTGGCTACTTTTTCTGGCGAAGATGCCTCAACTCTTAATGAGGCTAAGCAAGAAGCTGTTCGAGCTATTATTGAGTTTGTTAAGGCACCTGATATGTTTCAG AGTGATTTGCAAGATATGCCAGCTGTGGTTCAGCTGGAGAAAGATGCTAAATATTCCACGGTGTATCAACTTTTAAAAATCTTTGTGACTCAGAGGCTGGATGCATATTTGAATTTTCATGCGACAAATCCCACTTTACTTACAAGCTATG GTCTGGTGCATGAGGATTGTGTTACGAAGATGAGGTTGCTATCCTTGGTTGATCTTAGCACTGATGAATCTGGTCGTGTTCCTTATCCATTGATTAAGGACACACTGAAG ATTGAAGGCAATGAGGTCGAGCCATGGGTTGTGAAGGCAATAACAGCAAAATTGATGGACTGCAGGATTGATCAGATGAACCAAGTAGTCATCGTGAG CCGCTATGCTGAACGTGATTTTGGACATCAGCAATGGAAAGTGCTTAGATCAAAGCTTGGAGCATGGCGG ggACACATTTCTAATGTGATTACTACCATCCAAGCGAATAACATAACCGAAAATGGCACTCAAGCAGTGCAGGGCTTGGCGATTCGCTGA